One genomic segment of Chitinivorax sp. B includes these proteins:
- the yjgA gene encoding ribosome biogenesis factor YjgA, producing MHQEDQEPISKTRRKQDMQDLQDLGAALVKLSKDQLKQLDLPEKLRDAVKEAQRLTAHGAIRRQLQYIGKIMREVDPVPIQAYLDRLSGESAEHTAWLHQLERLRDRLMASDEALQTLLAQHPQLDVQQMRTMIRNARKEREENKPPKHFRALFQTLRELIPEPALPGRPATSQSTEQGGEA from the coding sequence ATGCATCAAGAAGACCAAGAACCCATTAGCAAGACCCGCCGCAAACAGGACATGCAAGATCTGCAAGACCTGGGTGCTGCCCTGGTCAAACTGTCGAAAGACCAATTGAAACAACTGGATCTGCCGGAAAAGCTGCGCGATGCCGTCAAAGAGGCACAACGCCTGACCGCTCATGGTGCGATCCGTCGCCAACTTCAGTATATTGGCAAAATCATGCGAGAAGTGGACCCAGTACCAATCCAGGCTTACCTGGATCGGCTATCCGGTGAATCAGCCGAGCATACAGCCTGGTTACACCAACTGGAACGCCTGCGTGATCGCCTGATGGCAAGCGATGAAGCCCTGCAAACCTTACTTGCGCAACACCCTCAGCTGGATGTGCAGCAAATGCGTACCATGATCCGCAATGCCCGTAAGGAACGCGAGGAGAACAAGCCGCCAAAACACTTTCGCGCATTGTTCCAAACCCTGCGTGAGCTGATTCCAGAACCCGCATTGCCAGGCCGTCCCGCTACCAGCCAGTCCACAGAACAAGGGGGTGAAGCATGA